The Tamandua tetradactyla isolate mTamTet1 chromosome 8, mTamTet1.pri, whole genome shotgun sequence genome includes a window with the following:
- the HYOU1 gene encoding hypoxia up-regulated protein 1 isoform X1, with the protein MGKRGGAGPSGGMPRTGPSSIPLSPSVTISQFPSRPKCGFPCQWGSSRGTMATTVRRQRPRRLACWALIAVLLADLLALSDTLAVMSVDLGSESMKVAIVKPGVPMEIVLNKESRRKTPVFVTLKENERFFGDSAASMAIKNPKATLRYFQHLLGKQSDNPHVALYQARFPEHELGFDPQRQTVHFQISPQLKVSPEEVLGMILNYSRSLAEDFAEQAIKDAVITVPAFFNQAERRAVLQAARMAGLKVLQLINDNTATALSYGVFRRKDINSTAQNIMFYDMGSGSTVCTIVTYQTVKTKEAGMQPQLQIRGVGFDRTLGGLEMELRLREHLAGLFNKQHKGQRVKDVQENPRAMAKLLREANRLKTVLSANADHMAQIEGLMDDVDFKAKVTRVEFEELCADLFERVPGPVQQALQSAEMNLDEIEQVILVGGATRVPKVQEVLLKAVGKEELGKNINADEAAAMGAVYQAAALSKAFKVKPFVVRDAVIYPILVEFTREVEEEPGIRSLKHNKRVLFSRMGPYPQRKVITFNRYSHDFNFHINYGDLGFLGPEDLRVFGSQNLTTVKLKGVGESFKKYPDYESKGIKAHFNLDESGVLSLDRVESVFETLVEDSPEEESTLTKLGNTISSLFGGGTTPDAKENGTETVQEEEESPAEGSKDEPGEQVELKEEAEAPAEDTSQPPPPESKRDTTPNGEKVAEKENGEKSEAQKPSEKGEAGPEGVPPASEEGKKQKPARKQRMVEEIGVELVVLDLPDMPEDELARSMQKLQDLTLRDLEKQEREKAANSLEAFIFETQDKLYQPEYQEVSTKEQREEISGKLSAASTWLEDEGFGATTVMLKEKLVELRKLCHGLFFRVEERKKWPERLSALDSLLNHSSMFLKGARLIPEMDQIFTEVEMTTLEKVINETWAWKNATMAEQAKLPATEKPVLLSKDIEARMMALDREVQYLLNKAKFAKPRPRPKDKNGTRAEPPLNASDQGEKVIPPPGQAEDAKPILEPEKVETAGSKQADAEPLELGGPGAESEQKEQPTGQQPSLKNDEL; encoded by the exons ATGGGAAAGAGGGGCGGGGCAGGACCGTCCGGAGGGATGCCGAGGACCGGCCCTTCTTCCATCCCACTCTCTCCCAGCGTCACCATCTCTCAGTTCCCGTCCAGGCCCAAGTGTGGCTTTCCCTGCCAGTGGGGGAGCTCCAG gggcACGATGGCAACCACAGTCAGAAGGCAAAGGCCGAGGAGGCTAGCCTGTTGGGCCTTGATAGCTGTGCTTTTGGCAGACCTTTTGGCACTGAGTG ACACGCTGGCAGTGATGTCTGTGGACCTGGGCAGCGAGTCCATGAAGGTGGCCATCGTCAAACCTGGAGTGCCTATGGAAATTGTCTTGAACAA GGAATCCCGGCGAAAAACCCCAGTGTTTGTGaccctgaaagaaaatgaaagattctTTGGAGACAGTGCAGCAAGCATG GCCATCAAGAATCCGAAGGCTACACTTCGATACTTCCAGCACCTATTGGGGAAGCAGTCAGATAATCCCCATGTGGCCCTTTACCAGGCTCGTTTCCCAGAACATGAGCTAGGCTTCGACCCACAGAGACAGACTGTGCACTTCCAGATTAGTCC GCAGCTGAAGGTCTCACCTGAGGAGGTCCTGGGTATGATTCTCAATTACTCTCGTTCCCTCGCTGAAGATTTCGCAG AGCAGGCCATCAAGGATGCAGTGATTACCGTGCCTGCCTTCTTCAACCAGGCTGAGCGCCGAGCTGTGCTGCAGGCTGCTCGCATGGCTGGCCTCAAAGTGCTGCAGCTCATCAATGACAATACTGCCACCGCCCTCAGCTATGGTGTCTTCCGCCGGAAAGATATCAACAGCACTGCTCAG AATATCATGTTCTATGACATGGGTTCAGGCAGCACTGTGTGCACCATCGTGACCTACCAGACGGTGAAGACGAAGGAAGCAGGGATGCAACCCCAGCTGCAGATTCGGGGAGTGGG GTTTGATCGCACACTGGGGGGCCTGGAGATGGAGCTCCGGCTGCGTGAGCACCTGGCAGGACTTTTCAATAAACAGCACAAGGGCCAAAGAGTGAAGGATGTGCAGGAGAACCCCCGTGCTATGGCGAAGCTGCTTCGTGAGGCCAATCGACTCAAAACAGTCCTGAGTGCCAACGCTGACCACATGGCACAG ATTGAGGGCCTCATGGATGATGTGGACTTCAAGGCAAAAGTGACGCGAGTGGAGTTTGAGGAGCTATGTGCAGACTTGTTTGAGCGGGTGCCTGGGCCTGTACAGCAGGCACTCCAGAGTGCTGAAATGAATTTG GATGAAATTGAGCAGGTGATCTTGGTGGGCGGGGCCACTCGGGTCCCCAAAGTTCAGGAGGTGCTGCTGAAGGCTGTGGGCAA GGAGGAGCTAGGGAAGAACATCAATGCAGATGAAGCAGCTGCTATGGGGGCTGTATACCAGGCAGCTGCACTCAGCAAAGCCTTCAAGGTGAAGCCATTTGTAGTTCGAGATGCAGTGATCTACCCCATCCTG GTGGAGTTCACAAGGGAGGTGGAGGAAGAGCCTGGGATTCGCAGCCTGAAGCATAATAAACGTGTGCTGTTTTCTCGGATGGGGCCCTACCCTCAGCGCAAAGTCATCACCTTTAACCGCTACAGCCATGATTTCAACTTCCACATCAACTACGGTGACCTGGGCTTCCTGGGGCCTGAGGATCTACG GGTATTTGGCTCCCAGAATCTGACCACCGTGAAGCTAAAAGGTGTGGGTGAGAGCTTCAAGAAGTATCCTGACTACGAGTCCAAGGGCATCAAGGCTCACTTCAACCTGgatgagagtggtgtgttaagCCTGGACAGG GTGGAGTCTGTATTTGAGACATTGGTGGAGGACAGCCCAGAAGAGGAATCTACTCTGACCA AACTTGGCAATACCATTTCAAGCCTGTTCGGAGGTGGTACCACACCAGATGCCAAAGAGAATGGTACAGAAACTGTCCAG GAGGAAGAAGAAAGTCCTGCTGAGGGGAGCAAGGATGAGCCTGGGGAGCAAGTGGAACTTaaggaggaagctgaggcccCGGCGGAGGATACctctcagcccccaccccctgaGTCTAAGAGGGACACAACCCCTAATGGAGAAAAggtggcagaaaaagaaaatggggaaaagtcTGAGGCCCAG AAGCCAAGTGAAAAGGGAGAGGCAGGGCCTGAGGGTGTCCCTCCTGCCtctgaggaaggaaagaagcagaAGCCTGCCCGGAAGCAGAGAATGGTAGAGGAGATTGGCGTGGAGCTGGTCGTTCTGGACCTGCCTGACATGCCTGAGGATGAGCTGGCTCGTTCAATGCAGAA ACTTCAGGACTTGACCCTCAGAGACCTGGAGAAACAGGAACGGGAGAAAGCTGCCAACAGTTTGGAAGCTTTCATTTTTGAGACCCAG GACAAGCTCTACCAACCTGAATACCAGGAGGTGTCCACCAAGGAACAGCGTGAAGAGATCTCTGGGAAACTCAGTGCCGCTTCCACCTGGCTGGAGGACGAAGGCTTTGGAGCCACCACAGTG ATGCTAAAGGAGAAGCTGGTGGAGCTAAGAAAGTTGTGCCATGGGTTGTTTTTTCGGGTGGAAGAGCGCAAGAAGTGGCCTGAACGACTGTCTGCCCTTGACAGTCTCCTCAATCATTCCAGCATGTTCCTCAA GGGAGCCCGGCTCATCCCAGAGATGGACCAGATCTTCACTGAGGTGGAAATGACAACTTTAGAGAAAGTCATCAATGAGACCTGG GCCTGGAAGAATGCGACGATGGCTGAGCAAGCCAAGCTTCCTGCCACAGAGAAGCCTGTGCTGCTTTCAAAAGACATTGAGGCCAGGATGATGGCCCTGGACCGTGAGGTGCAGTATCTGCTCAATAAAGCCAAGTTTGCCAAGCCCCGGCCTCGGCCCAAAGACAAGAATGGGACCCGGGCAGAGCCTCCCCTCAATGCCAGTGACCAGGGGGAGAAAGTCATCCCTCCACCAG GCCAGGCTGAAGATGCAAAGCCCATTTTAGAACCTGAGAAAGTAGAGACTG CAGGATCTAAACAAGCAGATGCTGAGCCTCTGGAGTTAGGAGGTCCTGGAGCAG AATCTGAGCAGAAGGAGCAGCCGACAGGACAGCAGCCGTCTTTGAAGAATGATGAACTATAA
- the HYOU1 gene encoding hypoxia up-regulated protein 1 isoform X2, with the protein MGKRGGAGPSGGMPRTGPSSIPLSPSVTISQFPSRPKCGFPCQWGSSRGTMATTVRRQRPRRLACWALIAVLLADLLALSDTLAVMSVDLGSESMKVAIVKPGVPMEIVLNKESRRKTPVFVTLKENERFFGDSAASMAIKNPKATLRYFQHLLGKQSDNPHVALYQARFPEHELGFDPQRQTVHFQISPQLKVSPEEVLGMILNYSRSLAEDFAEQAIKDAVITVPAFFNQAERRAVLQAARMAGLKVLQLINDNTATALSYGVFRRKDINSTAQNIMFYDMGSGSTVCTIVTYQTVKTKEAGMQPQLQIRGVGFDRTLGGLEMELRLREHLAGLFNKQHKGQRVKDVQENPRAMAKLLREANRLKTVLSANADHMAQIEGLMDDVDFKAKVTRVEFEELCADLFERVPGPVQQALQSAEMNLDEIEQVILVGGATRVPKVQEVLLKAVGKEELGKNINADEAAAMGAVYQAAALSKAFKVKPFVVRDAVIYPILVEFTREVEEEPGIRSLKHNKRVLFSRMGPYPQRKVITFNRYSHDFNFHINYGDLGFLGPEDLRVFGSQNLTTVKLKGVGESFKKYPDYESKGIKAHFNLDESGVLSLDRVESVFETLVEDSPEEESTLTKLGNTISSLFGGGTTPDAKENGTETVQEEEESPAEGSKDEPGEQVELKEEAEAPAEDTSQPPPPESKRDTTPNGEKVAEKENGEKSEAQKPSEKGEAGPEGVPPASEEGKKQKPARKQRMVEEIGVELVVLDLPDMPEDELARSMQKLQDLTLRDLEKQEREKAANSLEAFIFETQDKLYQPEYQEVSTKEQREEISGKLSAASTWLEDEGFGATTVMLKEKLVELRKLCHGLFFRVEERKKWPERLSALDSLLNHSSMFLKGARLIPEMDQIFTEVEMTTLEKVINETWAWKNATMAEQAKLPATEKPVLLSKDIEARMMALDREVQYLLNKAKFAKPRPRPKDKNGTRAEPPLNASDQGEKVIPPPGQAEDAKPILEPEKVETGSKQADAEPLELGGPGAESEQKEQPTGQQPSLKNDEL; encoded by the exons ATGGGAAAGAGGGGCGGGGCAGGACCGTCCGGAGGGATGCCGAGGACCGGCCCTTCTTCCATCCCACTCTCTCCCAGCGTCACCATCTCTCAGTTCCCGTCCAGGCCCAAGTGTGGCTTTCCCTGCCAGTGGGGGAGCTCCAG gggcACGATGGCAACCACAGTCAGAAGGCAAAGGCCGAGGAGGCTAGCCTGTTGGGCCTTGATAGCTGTGCTTTTGGCAGACCTTTTGGCACTGAGTG ACACGCTGGCAGTGATGTCTGTGGACCTGGGCAGCGAGTCCATGAAGGTGGCCATCGTCAAACCTGGAGTGCCTATGGAAATTGTCTTGAACAA GGAATCCCGGCGAAAAACCCCAGTGTTTGTGaccctgaaagaaaatgaaagattctTTGGAGACAGTGCAGCAAGCATG GCCATCAAGAATCCGAAGGCTACACTTCGATACTTCCAGCACCTATTGGGGAAGCAGTCAGATAATCCCCATGTGGCCCTTTACCAGGCTCGTTTCCCAGAACATGAGCTAGGCTTCGACCCACAGAGACAGACTGTGCACTTCCAGATTAGTCC GCAGCTGAAGGTCTCACCTGAGGAGGTCCTGGGTATGATTCTCAATTACTCTCGTTCCCTCGCTGAAGATTTCGCAG AGCAGGCCATCAAGGATGCAGTGATTACCGTGCCTGCCTTCTTCAACCAGGCTGAGCGCCGAGCTGTGCTGCAGGCTGCTCGCATGGCTGGCCTCAAAGTGCTGCAGCTCATCAATGACAATACTGCCACCGCCCTCAGCTATGGTGTCTTCCGCCGGAAAGATATCAACAGCACTGCTCAG AATATCATGTTCTATGACATGGGTTCAGGCAGCACTGTGTGCACCATCGTGACCTACCAGACGGTGAAGACGAAGGAAGCAGGGATGCAACCCCAGCTGCAGATTCGGGGAGTGGG GTTTGATCGCACACTGGGGGGCCTGGAGATGGAGCTCCGGCTGCGTGAGCACCTGGCAGGACTTTTCAATAAACAGCACAAGGGCCAAAGAGTGAAGGATGTGCAGGAGAACCCCCGTGCTATGGCGAAGCTGCTTCGTGAGGCCAATCGACTCAAAACAGTCCTGAGTGCCAACGCTGACCACATGGCACAG ATTGAGGGCCTCATGGATGATGTGGACTTCAAGGCAAAAGTGACGCGAGTGGAGTTTGAGGAGCTATGTGCAGACTTGTTTGAGCGGGTGCCTGGGCCTGTACAGCAGGCACTCCAGAGTGCTGAAATGAATTTG GATGAAATTGAGCAGGTGATCTTGGTGGGCGGGGCCACTCGGGTCCCCAAAGTTCAGGAGGTGCTGCTGAAGGCTGTGGGCAA GGAGGAGCTAGGGAAGAACATCAATGCAGATGAAGCAGCTGCTATGGGGGCTGTATACCAGGCAGCTGCACTCAGCAAAGCCTTCAAGGTGAAGCCATTTGTAGTTCGAGATGCAGTGATCTACCCCATCCTG GTGGAGTTCACAAGGGAGGTGGAGGAAGAGCCTGGGATTCGCAGCCTGAAGCATAATAAACGTGTGCTGTTTTCTCGGATGGGGCCCTACCCTCAGCGCAAAGTCATCACCTTTAACCGCTACAGCCATGATTTCAACTTCCACATCAACTACGGTGACCTGGGCTTCCTGGGGCCTGAGGATCTACG GGTATTTGGCTCCCAGAATCTGACCACCGTGAAGCTAAAAGGTGTGGGTGAGAGCTTCAAGAAGTATCCTGACTACGAGTCCAAGGGCATCAAGGCTCACTTCAACCTGgatgagagtggtgtgttaagCCTGGACAGG GTGGAGTCTGTATTTGAGACATTGGTGGAGGACAGCCCAGAAGAGGAATCTACTCTGACCA AACTTGGCAATACCATTTCAAGCCTGTTCGGAGGTGGTACCACACCAGATGCCAAAGAGAATGGTACAGAAACTGTCCAG GAGGAAGAAGAAAGTCCTGCTGAGGGGAGCAAGGATGAGCCTGGGGAGCAAGTGGAACTTaaggaggaagctgaggcccCGGCGGAGGATACctctcagcccccaccccctgaGTCTAAGAGGGACACAACCCCTAATGGAGAAAAggtggcagaaaaagaaaatggggaaaagtcTGAGGCCCAG AAGCCAAGTGAAAAGGGAGAGGCAGGGCCTGAGGGTGTCCCTCCTGCCtctgaggaaggaaagaagcagaAGCCTGCCCGGAAGCAGAGAATGGTAGAGGAGATTGGCGTGGAGCTGGTCGTTCTGGACCTGCCTGACATGCCTGAGGATGAGCTGGCTCGTTCAATGCAGAA ACTTCAGGACTTGACCCTCAGAGACCTGGAGAAACAGGAACGGGAGAAAGCTGCCAACAGTTTGGAAGCTTTCATTTTTGAGACCCAG GACAAGCTCTACCAACCTGAATACCAGGAGGTGTCCACCAAGGAACAGCGTGAAGAGATCTCTGGGAAACTCAGTGCCGCTTCCACCTGGCTGGAGGACGAAGGCTTTGGAGCCACCACAGTG ATGCTAAAGGAGAAGCTGGTGGAGCTAAGAAAGTTGTGCCATGGGTTGTTTTTTCGGGTGGAAGAGCGCAAGAAGTGGCCTGAACGACTGTCTGCCCTTGACAGTCTCCTCAATCATTCCAGCATGTTCCTCAA GGGAGCCCGGCTCATCCCAGAGATGGACCAGATCTTCACTGAGGTGGAAATGACAACTTTAGAGAAAGTCATCAATGAGACCTGG GCCTGGAAGAATGCGACGATGGCTGAGCAAGCCAAGCTTCCTGCCACAGAGAAGCCTGTGCTGCTTTCAAAAGACATTGAGGCCAGGATGATGGCCCTGGACCGTGAGGTGCAGTATCTGCTCAATAAAGCCAAGTTTGCCAAGCCCCGGCCTCGGCCCAAAGACAAGAATGGGACCCGGGCAGAGCCTCCCCTCAATGCCAGTGACCAGGGGGAGAAAGTCATCCCTCCACCAG GCCAGGCTGAAGATGCAAAGCCCATTTTAGAACCTGAGAAAGTAGAGACTG GATCTAAACAAGCAGATGCTGAGCCTCTGGAGTTAGGAGGTCCTGGAGCAG AATCTGAGCAGAAGGAGCAGCCGACAGGACAGCAGCCGTCTTTGAAGAATGATGAACTATAA
- the HYOU1 gene encoding hypoxia up-regulated protein 1 isoform X3: MGKRGGAGPSGGMPRTGPSSIPLSPSVTISQFPSRPKCGFPCQWGSSRGTMATTVRRQRPRRLACWALIAVLLADLLALSDTLAVMSVDLGSESMKVAIVKPGVPMEIVLNKESRRKTPVFVTLKENERFFGDSAASMAIKNPKATLRYFQHLLGKQSDNPHVALYQARFPEHELGFDPQRQTVHFQISPQLKVSPEEVLGMILNYSRSLAEDFAEQAIKDAVITVPAFFNQAERRAVLQAARMAGLKVLQLINDNTATALSYGVFRRKDINSTAQNIMFYDMGSGSTVCTIVTYQTVKTKEAGMQPQLQIRGVGFDRTLGGLEMELRLREHLAGLFNKQHKGQRVKDVQENPRAMAKLLREANRLKTVLSANADHMAQIEGLMDDVDFKAKVTRVEFEELCADLFERVPGPVQQALQSAEMNLDEIEQVILVGGATRVPKVQEVLLKAVGKEELGKNINADEAAAMGAVYQAAALSKAFKVKPFVVRDAVIYPILVEFTREVEEEPGIRSLKHNKRVLFSRMGPYPQRKVITFNRYSHDFNFHINYGDLGFLGPEDLRVFGSQNLTTVKLKGVGESFKKYPDYESKGIKAHFNLDESGVLSLDRVESVFETLVEDSPEEESTLTKLGNTISSLFGGGTTPDAKENGTETVQEEEESPAEGSKDEPGEQVELKEEAEAPAEDTSQPPPPESKRDTTPNGEKVAEKENGEKSEAQPSEKGEAGPEGVPPASEEGKKQKPARKQRMVEEIGVELVVLDLPDMPEDELARSMQKLQDLTLRDLEKQEREKAANSLEAFIFETQDKLYQPEYQEVSTKEQREEISGKLSAASTWLEDEGFGATTVMLKEKLVELRKLCHGLFFRVEERKKWPERLSALDSLLNHSSMFLKGARLIPEMDQIFTEVEMTTLEKVINETWAWKNATMAEQAKLPATEKPVLLSKDIEARMMALDREVQYLLNKAKFAKPRPRPKDKNGTRAEPPLNASDQGEKVIPPPGQAEDAKPILEPEKVETAGSKQADAEPLELGGPGAESEQKEQPTGQQPSLKNDEL, translated from the exons ATGGGAAAGAGGGGCGGGGCAGGACCGTCCGGAGGGATGCCGAGGACCGGCCCTTCTTCCATCCCACTCTCTCCCAGCGTCACCATCTCTCAGTTCCCGTCCAGGCCCAAGTGTGGCTTTCCCTGCCAGTGGGGGAGCTCCAG gggcACGATGGCAACCACAGTCAGAAGGCAAAGGCCGAGGAGGCTAGCCTGTTGGGCCTTGATAGCTGTGCTTTTGGCAGACCTTTTGGCACTGAGTG ACACGCTGGCAGTGATGTCTGTGGACCTGGGCAGCGAGTCCATGAAGGTGGCCATCGTCAAACCTGGAGTGCCTATGGAAATTGTCTTGAACAA GGAATCCCGGCGAAAAACCCCAGTGTTTGTGaccctgaaagaaaatgaaagattctTTGGAGACAGTGCAGCAAGCATG GCCATCAAGAATCCGAAGGCTACACTTCGATACTTCCAGCACCTATTGGGGAAGCAGTCAGATAATCCCCATGTGGCCCTTTACCAGGCTCGTTTCCCAGAACATGAGCTAGGCTTCGACCCACAGAGACAGACTGTGCACTTCCAGATTAGTCC GCAGCTGAAGGTCTCACCTGAGGAGGTCCTGGGTATGATTCTCAATTACTCTCGTTCCCTCGCTGAAGATTTCGCAG AGCAGGCCATCAAGGATGCAGTGATTACCGTGCCTGCCTTCTTCAACCAGGCTGAGCGCCGAGCTGTGCTGCAGGCTGCTCGCATGGCTGGCCTCAAAGTGCTGCAGCTCATCAATGACAATACTGCCACCGCCCTCAGCTATGGTGTCTTCCGCCGGAAAGATATCAACAGCACTGCTCAG AATATCATGTTCTATGACATGGGTTCAGGCAGCACTGTGTGCACCATCGTGACCTACCAGACGGTGAAGACGAAGGAAGCAGGGATGCAACCCCAGCTGCAGATTCGGGGAGTGGG GTTTGATCGCACACTGGGGGGCCTGGAGATGGAGCTCCGGCTGCGTGAGCACCTGGCAGGACTTTTCAATAAACAGCACAAGGGCCAAAGAGTGAAGGATGTGCAGGAGAACCCCCGTGCTATGGCGAAGCTGCTTCGTGAGGCCAATCGACTCAAAACAGTCCTGAGTGCCAACGCTGACCACATGGCACAG ATTGAGGGCCTCATGGATGATGTGGACTTCAAGGCAAAAGTGACGCGAGTGGAGTTTGAGGAGCTATGTGCAGACTTGTTTGAGCGGGTGCCTGGGCCTGTACAGCAGGCACTCCAGAGTGCTGAAATGAATTTG GATGAAATTGAGCAGGTGATCTTGGTGGGCGGGGCCACTCGGGTCCCCAAAGTTCAGGAGGTGCTGCTGAAGGCTGTGGGCAA GGAGGAGCTAGGGAAGAACATCAATGCAGATGAAGCAGCTGCTATGGGGGCTGTATACCAGGCAGCTGCACTCAGCAAAGCCTTCAAGGTGAAGCCATTTGTAGTTCGAGATGCAGTGATCTACCCCATCCTG GTGGAGTTCACAAGGGAGGTGGAGGAAGAGCCTGGGATTCGCAGCCTGAAGCATAATAAACGTGTGCTGTTTTCTCGGATGGGGCCCTACCCTCAGCGCAAAGTCATCACCTTTAACCGCTACAGCCATGATTTCAACTTCCACATCAACTACGGTGACCTGGGCTTCCTGGGGCCTGAGGATCTACG GGTATTTGGCTCCCAGAATCTGACCACCGTGAAGCTAAAAGGTGTGGGTGAGAGCTTCAAGAAGTATCCTGACTACGAGTCCAAGGGCATCAAGGCTCACTTCAACCTGgatgagagtggtgtgttaagCCTGGACAGG GTGGAGTCTGTATTTGAGACATTGGTGGAGGACAGCCCAGAAGAGGAATCTACTCTGACCA AACTTGGCAATACCATTTCAAGCCTGTTCGGAGGTGGTACCACACCAGATGCCAAAGAGAATGGTACAGAAACTGTCCAG GAGGAAGAAGAAAGTCCTGCTGAGGGGAGCAAGGATGAGCCTGGGGAGCAAGTGGAACTTaaggaggaagctgaggcccCGGCGGAGGATACctctcagcccccaccccctgaGTCTAAGAGGGACACAACCCCTAATGGAGAAAAggtggcagaaaaagaaaatggggaaaagtcTGAGGCCCAG CCAAGTGAAAAGGGAGAGGCAGGGCCTGAGGGTGTCCCTCCTGCCtctgaggaaggaaagaagcagaAGCCTGCCCGGAAGCAGAGAATGGTAGAGGAGATTGGCGTGGAGCTGGTCGTTCTGGACCTGCCTGACATGCCTGAGGATGAGCTGGCTCGTTCAATGCAGAA ACTTCAGGACTTGACCCTCAGAGACCTGGAGAAACAGGAACGGGAGAAAGCTGCCAACAGTTTGGAAGCTTTCATTTTTGAGACCCAG GACAAGCTCTACCAACCTGAATACCAGGAGGTGTCCACCAAGGAACAGCGTGAAGAGATCTCTGGGAAACTCAGTGCCGCTTCCACCTGGCTGGAGGACGAAGGCTTTGGAGCCACCACAGTG ATGCTAAAGGAGAAGCTGGTGGAGCTAAGAAAGTTGTGCCATGGGTTGTTTTTTCGGGTGGAAGAGCGCAAGAAGTGGCCTGAACGACTGTCTGCCCTTGACAGTCTCCTCAATCATTCCAGCATGTTCCTCAA GGGAGCCCGGCTCATCCCAGAGATGGACCAGATCTTCACTGAGGTGGAAATGACAACTTTAGAGAAAGTCATCAATGAGACCTGG GCCTGGAAGAATGCGACGATGGCTGAGCAAGCCAAGCTTCCTGCCACAGAGAAGCCTGTGCTGCTTTCAAAAGACATTGAGGCCAGGATGATGGCCCTGGACCGTGAGGTGCAGTATCTGCTCAATAAAGCCAAGTTTGCCAAGCCCCGGCCTCGGCCCAAAGACAAGAATGGGACCCGGGCAGAGCCTCCCCTCAATGCCAGTGACCAGGGGGAGAAAGTCATCCCTCCACCAG GCCAGGCTGAAGATGCAAAGCCCATTTTAGAACCTGAGAAAGTAGAGACTG CAGGATCTAAACAAGCAGATGCTGAGCCTCTGGAGTTAGGAGGTCCTGGAGCAG AATCTGAGCAGAAGGAGCAGCCGACAGGACAGCAGCCGTCTTTGAAGAATGATGAACTATAA